One Fusarium falciforme chromosome 1, complete sequence genomic window carries:
- a CDS encoding 37S ribosomal protein mrp10, mitochondrial gives MSGRHKAIRLPPLKTLRVHDPKRKVENPCIAIMSSVLACWASAGYNATGCAAVETQLRKCMDGPAPPPAPTNTINYHLSRMQKHMTGPRKQK, from the exons ATGTCGGGCCGTCACAAGGCTATCCGTCTTCCCCCCCTCAAGACCCTGCGCGTCCACGATCCTAAGCGCAAGGTCGAGAACCCGTgcatcgccatcatgtcgagCGTCCTCG CATGCTGGGCTTCTGCCGGATACAATGCCACAGGCTGCGCCGCCGTCGAGACGCAGCTCCGCAAGTGCATGGACGGTCCCGCACCTCCCCCCGCGCCCACGAACACAATCAACTACCACCTCTCACGAATGCAAAAGCACATGACGGGGCCGAGGAAGCAAAAGTAG
- a CDS encoding DH domain-containing protein, translating to MAHAPLLRTNTTPVFPNSNGFGGLPQNSMNHAPRASQLSGSTAFAGSSASLSSLASAATITPQNGGPVLATANIINQKADASRSLYQICISLKQRLAQVPGFDPYLETLDPNDPVDPLWNLFRTGYPLLLIYNALQPEEELKVEDSSANEAKKSKIAIFKFVQACMKELQIPSSHSFVITDLMGNDTSGFVKVTQVVNYVLDCAEKRGTLLQVQPYPEDEVAGGPTPGSQMTYRDHIVRELVDTERKYVQDLENLHDLKKTLEQQGAIPGDILHQIFLNINAILDFQRRFLIRVETTNSMPAANQRWGSPFVLHEDAFDIYQPFIANQRKAAQIANQVFDKIQQSEHPVATDFNTLDGFLLKPMQRLVKYPLLLKDLNKKTEDEETKADLVNGCEAAERVLHKANDAVNRDLLDEALEDLTNRVEDWKSHKVEQFGNLLLHGVYGVITGKTDQEKDYEIYLFECILLCCKEISPNKSKDKKDKSRSSGPKVRNKNAKLQLKGRIFMTNVTDVVSFSKPGNHSVQIWWKGDPGVENFTIKFLNEETLKKWVVALESQRKNNAPRASTNSDSATADFAWTRDQAGGLENPYLQQDDDEDDDYGPATAPAGLPMPPHPMGVMPRTASSSNLRARAGTGESSGSLAGMVRAPPPRFPLPVPPAPLSLQTQGSGAPSPGAWGGDSYFSPVAESPASSRTSTASGMFTTPHYGFPKTGTPQPPWEDSNRYTAPAMPRAPSRDGPSPNPHGRNPRGPSLPAMASNSQAAAQQRNRSYSTPDINGPGMPRTRQPSQGNIPAVPGIPQHLHPGHDPNIPRTQTGSPRNEMPIRAQTNSPGAQRERMHQHTGSLGGSMAQFPTQPVYPRQGTPAAGGNPLRVDAAAANSRTVSPALGTATLPPSANPLASPELPLPTQLKVRVNTESGNYVTLVVAFNITYQSLVDRIDAKLARFTSSSISKGLLKLRYRDEDGDFVAIEGDDDIQIAFMEWREGVRNMYAGGVGEIELFCVGDTS from the exons ATGGCCCATGCCCCGCTGCTCCGAACAAACACCACTCCGGTCTTCCCCAACTCGAACGGATTTGGTGGTCTACCACAGAACAGCATGAACCATGCGCCGCGCGCCAGCCAACTCTCTGGCTCGACAGCCTTTGCCGGCTCCTCGGCTTCTCTAAGCTCCCTCGCGAGCGCCGCCACCATCACTCCCCAGAACGGCGGCCCCGTTCTCGCAAccgccaacatcatcaaccaaAAGGCCGATGCCTCCCGATCCCTCTACCAGATCTGCATCTCGCTCAAGCAGCGCCTAGCCCAAGTTCCCGGCTTCGACCCCTATCTCGAGACCCTCGACCCCAACGACCCCGTCGATCCGCTATGGAACCTCTTCCGAACAGGAtaccctctcctcctcatctacAATGCCTTGCAACCTGAGGAAGagctcaaggtcgaggacTCTAGCGCTAACGAGGCTAAGAAGTCCAAGATCGCCATCTTCAAATTCGTCCAGGCTTGCATGAAGGAGCTACAGATTCCTTCATCCCATAGCTTCGTGATTACTGACTTGATGGGTAATGATACTAGTGGTTTTGTCAAG GTGACCCAAGTCGTTAATTATGTTCTCGATTGTGCCGAAAAGCGCGGCACCCTCCTCCAAGTTCAGCCCTACCCCGAAGATGAAGTTGCTGGTGGTCCTACCCCAGGATCGCAGATGACCTACCGAGATCACATTGTCCGAGAGCTGGTCGATACGGAGCGAAAATACGTTCAAGATCTCGAAAACCTGCACGATCTCAAAAAGACGCTGGAACAGCAGGGTGCGATTCCAGGAGACATTCTTCACCAGATCTTCCTCAACATCAATGCCATTCTCGATTTCCAGCGTCGCTTCCTGATCCGTGTGGAAACTACGAATTCGATGCCTGCTGCCAACCAGCGATGGGGATCTCCCTTTGTCCTGCACGAGGATGCCTTTGATATCTACCAACCCTTCATCGCGAACCAGCGCAAGGCTGCCCAGATCGCCAACCAGGTCTTTGACAAGATTCAACAATCCGAACACCCCGTGGCGACCGACTTCAACACACTTGACGGTTTCTTGCTAAAGCCCATGCAACGATTGGTGAAATATCCTCTGTTGCTCAAG GACTTGAACAAGAAGACTGAGGACGAAGAAACCAAGGCCGACTTGGTTAATGGTTGCGAGGCGGCCGAACGAGTCCTGCACAAGGCCAACGATGCCGTCAACCGGGACCTCTTGGATGAGGCCCTGGAGGATCTGACCAACCGAGTGGAAGATTGGAAGAGTCATAAGGTGGAACAGTTTGGCAATCTTCTCCTACACGGCGTGTACGGTGTCATTACTGGCAAGACCGACCAGGAGAAGGAC TACGAGATTTATCTCTTTGAGTGCATTCTCCTGTGCTGCAAGGAAATCTCACCAAACAAgagcaaggacaagaaggacaagtcgAGGTCATCAGGACCTAAGGTCCGGAACAAGAACGCCAAGCTTCAGCTCAAGGGCAGAATTTTCATGACTAACGTGACTGATGTCGTGTCCTTCTCGAAGCCAG GCAATCACAGCGTGCAGATCTGGTGGAAGGGAGACCCTGGCGTTGAGAACTTCACCATCAAGTTCCTAAATGAGGAAACACTTAAGAAGTGGGTGGTTGCTCTTGAAAGCCAGAGAAAGAATAACGCTCCCCGGGCCTCAACAAACTCCGACTCTGCTACTGCCGACTTTGCTTGGACCAGAGACCAGGCCGGTGGCCTTGAGAACCCATATCTACagcaggatgatgacgaggatgatgactaCGGACCAGCCACAGCGCCAGCCGGTCTCCCAATGCCCCCGCACCCCATGGGTGTCATGCCTCGAACCGCCTCGAGCAGCAACTTGCGTGCTCGTGCAGGCACAGGAGAGAGCTCCGGGTCCCTTGCGGGTATGGTGAGGGCGCCTCCGCCTCGATTTCCTCTGCCTGTACCACCTGCTCCGCTCAGCCTTCAAACTCAAGGAAGTGGTGCACCTTCGCCTGGTGCCTGGGGCGGCGACAGCTACTTCTCACCAGTGGCCGAGTCACCAGCATCGTCGCGCACAAGCACAGCGAGCGGCATGTTTACCACGCCTCACTATGGCTTCCCCAAGACTGGAACGCCTCAACCCCCGTGGGAGGATAGCAACCGATATACCGCTCCTGCTATGCCGCGTGCTCCCTCTCGCGATGGTCCTTCGCCAAACCCTCATGGCCGCAATCCTCGTGGTCCTTCGCTTCCTGCAATGGCCTCGAACAGCCAGGCTGCTGCGCAACAGAGGAACCGCTCTTACAGCACTCCCGACATCAACGGGCCCGGAATGCCCAGGACCCGACAGCCCAGCCAAGGCAACATCCCGGCTGTACCCGGAATCCCGCAGCACTTGCACCCGGGTCATGATCCTAATATTCCCAGAACCCAGACTGGCTCGCCCAGAAACGAGATGCCCATCCGAGCTCAAACGAACAGCCCCGGAGCTCAACGGGAGCGGATGCACCAGCACACGGGAAGTCTTGGCGGCAGCATGGCTCAGTTCCCTACGCAGCCAGTGTACCCACGACAAGGGACTCCCGCTGCTGGCGGTAACCCACTGCGTGTTGATGCCGCCGCTGCAAACTCACGAACTGTCTCTCCAGCCCTCGGCACAGCTACTCTTCCTCCGTCGGCAAACCCTCTAGCCAGCCCCGAGTTGCCTCTGCCGACACAGCTCAAGGTTCGGGTCAACACTGAGTCTGGAAACTACGTGACGCTTGTTGTGGCCTTCAACATCACTTACCAGTCTCTGGTTGACCGAATCGACGCCAAGCTGGCACGGttcaccagcagcagcatcagcaaaGGCCTACTCAAGCTGCGGTATCgcgacgaggatggcgattTCGTGGCTATCGAAGGAGACGACGATATCCAGATCGCCTTTATGGAGTGGCGCGAGGGAGTCAGGAACATGTACGCTGGAGGCGTTGGAGAGATAGAGCTCTTTTGCGTCGGCGACACTTCCTAG